The Aedes aegypti strain LVP_AGWG chromosome 3, AaegL5.0 Primary Assembly, whole genome shotgun sequence genome contains a region encoding:
- the LOC5568670 gene encoding polyadenylate-binding protein 2 has protein sequence MGTWNPFNGYFRVSVWLSSVTVNKNSEIWFTISDLHLISIFFPTSSASAIADKMSHPPPAKKTESANLFVKNLVATIDDNRLRELFSPFGTVTSAKIARNDAGESKKHGFVCYGADSEAALKAIFYMNGRLIAGKPIYVNVAQKREERSKLLAAQFSKSKDVSKTTETGDDEVML, from the exons ATGGGTACATGGAACCCATTTAATGGGTACTTCCGAGTTAGCGTGTGGCTGTCATCGGTCACAGTAAACAAAAACAGCGAAATTTGGTTTACAATCAGTGATTTGCATCTGATATCGATTTTCTTCCCAACATCCTCAGCTTCTGCC ATTGCCGATAAGATGAGTCATCCCCCGCCAGCAAAAAAGACCGAATCAGCGAATCTGTTCGTGAAGAATTTGGTCGCTACAATCGACGACAATAGGCTGCGGGAATTGTTCTCCCCGTTCGGAACAGTTACCTCGGCCAAGATCGCGCGGAACGATGCCGGTGAATCGAAAAAGCATGGCTTCGTTTGCTACGGTGCGGATTCGGAAGCTGCACTCAAAGCAATCTTCTACATGAATGGACGCCTGATTGCCGGGAAGCCGATCTACGTGAACGTAGCGCAGAAGAGAGAAGAAAGGAGTAAATTGTTAGCCGCGCAATTCAGCAAATCGAAAGATGTTTCAAAAACAACGGAGACGGGAGACGATGAAGTTATGCTGTGA
- the LOC110679076 gene encoding uncharacterized protein LOC110679076, which yields MNSLHSKTEITNKQARRYNAIEKDMCAFEYLTTGNAHYEYLRSNMATMSKKTIQRHINEKTIHIKEGIIDAEGLKAYLIKYGFPLAVVLCEDGTRITSSTDYDYNADSITGLVAPMDSNGLPVRNLFKANTPYKMASDLKSYPVGNYAYVQMAIPLSKEAAPYVIYHACSNNKFSYNDVLNRWNYTESLLKSHGITVLANASDGDTRLMKAMRIRAGFDRPCTPSPWGPWFRVDWFSKTPINVQDMTHTINKLRNRMLNGDMTIGKYKIKKEHLKQLIENHSKDKHGLCMSDINLKDKMKFDSTEKLMKLDLEYFMTHVPNSKGTVLFIDLMRRMYRSFDKTEHPFLERIEDIWTSLFIVRGWRNFCKQKYNNLAECITPNAYHCLELDAHALILFICICRDNKVPEQCIIDYLSSQPCEKLFRELRSLSSTHQTVVNFSIKELTEKLKRIYMTRCIMYENRDRISYPYIDAKQHNQSSLALPSNDDIIRKIEKCKTNAEQNLLEVGIEKAMIDLNDSVCNHAIVPRIEFVGIDESFEEEVEEEEEDEEDDVVAGTPETQFVGVKYCFEGENVEHEDVIQSKELEEANCCHQSDEFQNITLTNTLNEDLRPVYDANKVFTNCEELNIKNSVSGQKHTFRISDSNGQIKNVKKSTLLWMLTDGRNRLSSDRMRRFQQK from the exons atgaatagtttgcattcaaaaactgaaaTAACAAATAAGCAAGCCAGACGATATAATGCAATAGAAAAAGATATGTGTGCCTTCGAGTACCTAACTACAGGAAACGCCCATTATGAGTATTTACGATCAAACATGGCGACAATGTCCAAGAAAACGATTCAAAGGCACATCAACGAGAAAACCATACACATCAAAGAAGGTATCATAGATGCGGAGGGTTTAAAAGCGTATTTAATTAAATACGGATTTCCATTAGCTGTTGTGTTATGCGAAGATGGAACAAGAATAACCTCTTCTACAGACTATGACTACAACGCAGATTCAATAACCGGACTCGTGGCTCCGATGGATTCGAATGGATTGCCTGTGAGGAATTTGTTTAAAGCGAACACCCCTTACAAAATGGCTAGCGACTTAAAATCCTATCCAGTGGGAAATTATGCCTACGTTCAAATGGCGATCCCATTGAGCAAAGAAGCCGCTCCCTATGTCATATACCATGCCTGCTCTAATAATAAATTTAGTTATAATGATGTCCTCAATCGTTGGAATTACACAGAATCTCTTTTAAAAAGTCACGGTATTACTGTTTTGGCCAATGCCTCAGATGGCGACACAAGGCTAATGAAGGCTATGCGAATTAGAGCCGGATTTGATAGACCATGCACACCGTCTCCATGGGGACCTTGGTTCCGAGTAGACTGGTTCAGTAAAACTCCGATCAATGTCCAAGACATGACTCACACGATCAATAAGCTTAGAAACCGCATGCTGAACGGCGATATGACGATTG GAAAGTATAAAATCAAGAAAGAGCATTTGAAACAACTTATCGAAAACCACAGCAAAGACAAGCATGGATTGTGTATGTCGGATATAAATCTTAAAGATAAAATGAAATTCGACTCGACGGAAAAGCTTATGAAACTGGACTTAGAATACTTCATGACGCATGTGCCGAACAGCAAGGGTACTGTGTTGTTTATAGACCTTATGCGGCGCATGTATCGATCATTCGACAAGACTGAACATCCATTTCTCGAACGTATCGAAGATATCTG GACCAGTTTATTCATAGTACGTggatggaggaatttctgtaaacAAAAATACAACAACCTGGCGGAATGCATAACGCCAAACGCGTATCACTGCCTTGAGTTAGATGCGCATGCACTAATTTTATTCATTTGCATATGTCGCGACAATAAGGTTCCAGAACAATGTATAATTGACTATCTATCCAGCCAGCCATGCGAGAAATTGTTTCGAGAGTTAAGATCTTTGTCGTCAACACATCAAACAGTAGTTAACTTTTCCATAAAAGAATTAACGGAGAAGCTAAAGAGGATATACATGACTCGATGTATTATGTATGAAAACCGCGATCGCATCAGCTACCCCTATATCGACGCCAAACAGCATAACCAATCTTCTCTTGCTCTACCATCTAATGATGACATCAtcaggaaaattgaaaaatgcaaaaccaatgctgaacaaaatttgttggaaGTTGGAATTGAAAAGGCAATGATTGATCTAAATGATTCAGTTTGTAATCATGCAATAGTTCCAAGAATAGAGTTCGTAGGAATAGATGAGAGTTtcgaagaagaagtagaagaagaagaagaggacgAAGAAGATGATGTAGTAGCAGGAACACCAGAAACACAGTTCGTAGGAGTAAAATATTGTTTCGAAGGTGAGAATGTCGAGCACGAAGATGTTATTCAAAGTAAGGAACTGGAGGAAGCAAACTGTTGTCATCAAAGTGATGAATTTCAGAATATTACGTTAACGAACACCTTAAATGAGGATTTAAGACCTGTGTATGATGCGAACAAAGTGTTCACCAACTGCGAGGAATTAAATATTAAGAACTCTGTATCTGGGCAGAAACATACGTTCAGGATTTCTGATTCTAATGGtcaaattaaaaatgtgaaaaaatccACATTGTTGTGGATGCTGACCGATGGCCGAAATAGATTATCATCGGACAGAATGAGAAGATTTcagcaaaaatga